The window GATTGGCATCAAATCCTTGGCCTCCTtggtttcctctttttctcacatacttctctttccttttcctcgcCTCTTTGCCCTCCTGAACAGCGTGATGCGTTGCTTCATTTTAAGAATTCCTTTGTGCTTGATACCGAGGCATCTTACTCATGTTATTTGTTTTATGATGTCACATCTTATCCAAAGACAAACTCATGGAATGAGGGTGTGGACTGTTGCATGTGGGAAGGTGTTACTTGCGATGGAGTCACCGGTAATGTCATCGGGCTTGATCTCACTTGCAGCTGTCTTCGTGGTGCTCTCCATTCCAACAGCTCCCTCTTTCTCCTTCGCCATCTTCGAAATCTCAATCTTTTCGGTAATAGCTTTGCTGGTTCATCCATTTCACCTAATCTGAGCGTGTTTACAAAAATGACTCATTTGAATCTCTctcattcacaatttttgggTACCGTTCCTAATGAAATTTCTCACCTCTCCAAGCTGGTGTCACTTGATCTTTCCTACAATTCTATTGAATCAAGCTTAGTCTCTTTTCTTACGTTGGAAAATTCTACCTTCACAATGCTTATTCAGAATCTTACAACAATAAGAAAGCTTGTTCTTGATGATGTAGACATGTCCATGATTTCATCAATGTCCTTTGcaaatttgtcttcttctttgacacATTTAAGTGTTTCTTCTTGTTCCTTAGGAGGGATATTTCCTGATACTATTTTTCGATTACCGAATCTTGCTGTTCTTGATGTAAGTTCCAATGACTTATCTGGGATTCTTCCCAAATCCAATTGGAATGGTCCTCTCAGATCCTTGTCTCTCCAGGAAACAAGCTTTTCAGGAGAAATACCTGATTCAATTGGTAATATGACAACTTTGACAGTTTTAGATTTTAGTGGTTGCAAATTCATAGGATTTCTCCCCTCGTCACTAGGTAATCTCACCCAACTCATGTCTCTAAGTCTAGGGGTGAATAGTTTTAGCGGCATTAtagaatttgaaatctttgCAAAGCTTAAAAATCTCAAGTCTCTCTATATTTCCCATGAACTAAATCTAATCTCTGAGAAAATTAACTATACGTTTCCAAACCTTGAAGTGTTACGGTTGCCTTCTTGCAATTTGACCCAAATTCCATACTTCCTGAGTTCATCAAAAGGTTAACACACTTAGACCTCTCTTACAATAGGATTAGTGGGGAGATCCCAATGTGGTTTTTGGGAATAAGCCATGATACGTTGGAAATATTACTTCTCTCTTTTAATCTTCTGGAGGGAGGTATACAACAAATGCACTGGAAGAGATTGTTGAGTTTTCACATTGAGAGCAACTTACTCCAAGGACCACTCCTGATCCCTCCACCTTCTACTTTGAACTTTCTTGCCTCCAACAATGGTTTCGTCGGTGAGATCCCCTCTTCAATTTGTCGGTTGAGTTCACTTCGATCATTAGATTTGTCTTACAATAATCTCTCTGGAAATATGCCACCATGTTTTGGAAATATAACTGATCTCTTGGATCTAGTCTTGGAAAACAATAAATTAGAAGGACCATTACCACGCTCCCTAGTCAAATGCTCAAAGTTATCATCATTACTTCTCGAGTCACAATGAGTTCAGTGATATCTTCCCACATTGGCTGGAAGCATCGGATTTGGGGTACATTGATTTGCAATCCAACAAATTTCATGGTAGGATCAACCTCACTACTTTTGGActctcctttccctttctttcttctttaattaTTTCCAACAACAGTTTTATTGGACAGTGGCCCATAGAGGTTTTCTTAAATTCCTCATTGGATGCAATAGATTTGTCCATGAATAAGTTTGTGGGGCCAATTCCACTTCCATCTCCCACCACACTTATTATTCCATTGTGAGTAATAATATGATTGGAAAGGTCACTTCTCTGTTATGCAATGCCACCGAGCTCTGGTGATCGACTTGTCTAATAATGGCTTAACAGGTAGCTTGCCCCGGTGcttaacaaattttagcatCAATCTATCAATTTTGAACTTGCAAATGAATCACCTTGAAGGCACAATTCCtctatcaatttcttcaagatGTAGCTTGATGACTCTTGACTTGAGTCAAAATCGGTTTGAAGGTACATTGCCCCGATCCCTTGTCAAATGTAAATATTTGGAAGTTCTAGATCTTAGCAACAATCAGATAGAGGACACATTTCCAAGATGGTTGGGGACACTTTCAGAACTAAAAGTTCTCATTTTGaggtccaacaattttaaggatctTTTGAATATTCCAAAAGGAGCTCACCTCTTTCCCAAGTTACACATTTTGGATCTCTCCAACAACAATTTTAGTGGTCCTTTGCCAACTAACTTGATAATGAAATTGGAAGCAATGGTGAATGTTGAAAGTGGGCGAGAAAAATCATTATATATGGCACGATCGGCATCATATGAAAATTCCGTGACCGTGACCATGAAAGGGCAAGATATTGTGCTAGTGAAGATCTTGACCATCTTCACAACCCTTGACTTGTCAAACAATTTTTTCCAAGGGGATATCCCAATAGTTATTGGACATCTTCAATCTCTCATAGGCCTTAACCTTTCTCATAATCACTTCACAGGTTCCATCCCTTTGACTCTAGGGGACTTGACTAATCTTGAATGGCTTGACCTTTCTTCGAATAAGCTTAGTGGGGTAATTCCTAGAAAATTGGGAGATTTGACATTCCTTGGGTACTTAAACCTCTCAAAGAACCAACTCATCGGTCAAATTCCACAAGACAAGCAATTAAGCACATTTTCAAGTGACTCATTTAGAGGAAATCCATGCTTATGTGGAACTCCATTGCCGACAGCATGCCCTTGGGATGCTCAACCTCCTCCACCATCGTCTTCACCATCTTTCAACCATGAAGTGCATGAGAGTTGGCTCAAACAGAAAGTAGTGTGGATAGGTTATGCTTCTGGAGTTGTAATTGGGATTTCCACAGCATTCATTGCATTTGAAACAGGAAGGCCCAAATGGCTTGCACGAGGTGTGAGCATGCTGGAAAGAAAAGCAACCGAGTGGAAGGAGAAGCCAAAGTGGATGGCCAACCAACTTCATGGACATTGAAATTGTTTGAGGAGTTGTCTCTTTAAATTGTGTAATATAGACACAATGAATAAGGATGTCACCAAACCAACTTGAAATGTGATTTCCTTTATGAAGGCTTGGTTCTGTTGTTTCTCTTCATGTTTGTTGGTGCCTCCGGcttaaaaaagaagcaaaaaacaaaaagcatgaAACAAATGCTATCAACCTCTACAGATATCTTATCTATCTTCTCGTGTGCATAGCCTTTATTTATTCATGATGAATAAGAAGTGAAGATTGGCCTTAACCCATTCAGCCAACGTAGTTAGTAAATTAATCAGCAAGGTAATACGTCCTGAAGGATCAACACTGAAACCTTTGAATTTGCTGGTCAATAGTAGACTGCGGATCGTAAGCtattatccatttttttttcatagaaaaCACGTGTCAACGTGGAATTGAACAATGTTCAGTAATATATGTATAAAGAAAAGAGTGCTCCCCAATAATTAACTATCCAAATACAAAGTAATATGTGTACCACATGGTCATGCCCATAGCCTCGCAAGTCTTTATTAACGGTCACATTCTACCCATAGATCGTATCCTAGATAAAAGATGCTACCATGGACCTGATTAACATACCTTCAAGAACAGCGAACAAAGACTTCCTTGCCATGTATTATGTCGTATGCTTGAGTGATAATGGAAGATATTCACCGGTAAAATCCAAGTCATTAGATCAGCCTGCCAGCGACCATTTTACATCGATTCCCTAAAGATAACTCTAGTGTCTCTTGTGTGTTGAGCCATGGAACAAAAACTCTATAGCAAGAGAAATTGGCACCCCAAACATTTCCAATCAAGTAATCTAATTTATGACCCAAATTACAAGAAGACTTTGAATTCTACAACGTCAGCGAAACGCTCCAGTAGAGCCACTGAGTCAGTGTCTTGAAGCAAAACATGGGATGATACCAAATCCTCTATTTTCTCGTTTCTCTTTCTGTCCAGTTATCAATCCTCCCTTTCCCAACGACAGTTATGTCATCCTGTGCAGAGTAAAGCATTACTATGTTCAGCAATTCACTCGCTCTAAAAATTGACTCACATTCATACTTCATCCCATGACAAGTAGGTGGAAGAAACACGGATTGCTGCTCGTCGGAGTAACGTTGTCATGGCTAGTGTGAACCGTAATtcataattttgttcatgaaagtttattatttatgcaatttgttTCACAGCGCCTCCTCCAAACTAGGTTTCCACATCCGCCGATTATTCATTGATCATCACACATTTGATGTTTGAAGTTCACGTGCGAAATACTGGAGGGATATACATGGGGAGGTTACTTGACAATTCTATAGACATAAACAAGTAACAAGTAATCAATCTGCATTTCTTACGAAGGGTTTAGGCCCAGTCAAGTGATAATAAAGTATAAGAACACTACAACTGTCATAATTTTTACATTCACTTGAacatcacaattttttttttatcacttgatTACCATATCCGTATAAAATCGTTCAAATGAGTGCCTATTCCAGTAATTCGTCCtacatgacttttttttaaaaagatttaaatctgacgtggtttttctttttaataattaagTCCATAGTAGACTACGCCCACATTCCAGCTCATTCCATTTCTTCACAAACGATGACAcgtcctctttctctctccttctctctgtTATCTGTCCAATGTATCCTCTCTTTCTCATTCACGACTCGGCATCCTCATGGCTGACGCCGACTAGGTTAAGCTACCACATATAGTGAAGGATCATGTTCTTCATGTGCTCATCTTCGACGCTGCCGCTGACCTCATCCCCGTAAAGGACATTCACGGTGGCTTCGATTGCACAAAGCAAGGCAAGAACATTGGTTCGAGGTTTTTGGGCTCTCCTACCCTTACTTCCTCCTTCAAGATGAGGTCATTCTGTTTCGCTTcgctttcttcttctgcttgaCTGATTGGTTCTTTGTCTGTTTCTGATTgaatcttttccctttcttatgACCAAAAATCAACAATACGttgtggttttcttttcttccccatGGAATCAAACAACGAGAACGATACTTAGACATCATTACTCTTAACGAAATTGAAATCCTTTCGGTTAAATTAGGACTTCATCTTCAAATTGATTTGGGGCAACAAAATGGCCAAAACGACTTCACTTTTTTCCTGACTTCATCTCTCCGGTGAGCCACAACATCATATTTATGTTAAAtcaattttatgttgtttttcgGCTCCATGAATCTTCGATGGCACTGAagttaatgatttttaattaatgttgcaagtaattaaaagaaaagttatgACCTTAAATTGAAGCGTTATACGAAATTTATAGCACTTGTGATGTCATTCTCCCGATCATACGAGACATTTAAGGGTGCTAGAGACGTGAATTGCATGATCTTATGCCAAGCCAAAAACTTGTGTTCTCGAAACTCCACAGATGATGACagtaattcattttctttttcctgagtCACATACATAATTCAGATCAATGCAAACCAAGCCAAAAACTTGTGTCAAGAAACAGAATCATTATGGAAGTACTGGGGGAGAGAAGTGGGATAGATCTTTAATCTGAAGGTGTTCATGTATATATAGGTTGTCGATCTTGAATGACAAAATGCCATATTGTACATGTTACAGAAACTGTACTATGGATGCCATTCTCAAATTGTCATTTCTAGAGACTATGGTTTTCTAGTGGCTAACAATGTTGAGAAGGGAAACCCTCAATTTCACCAGGCGCCGGAAAATGCATTCTAAGtcatcctcaatttcttgaatgcTCAGCTCTAGTTCCTCCAATCGCTTTGAGAGATCACCTACTTGATTATTGATGTCTTTGTTCGatctgagagagagagcgatGGCATCCAAGCCTTGCACTTTGGGGGTTGCCTTTCCTTCGTCACATGATACGCGTTTAGGTTCCAGCAGTTTTGACAGTTTTGACACTGGAGACCAGCCTCTAGGCTTCCTTCTTGCACTTGTCAGAGCAAGGAAACCTAAGAGGGACCCGATTACAGAAAAGCTGATCTCTCCAGCTTCAGTTAGTATGCTAAGGGTAGCTTCATTGTGAGAGCCCTTCTTGGAgcctttcttcttcaaatttctcaagTACTTGCAGATTACTTTGTTCAACTTTTTCGTAGAGCTGATGTATGCTTCTACTTCAAAGGCGAAGCTGGAAtctcctcttttccttcttcgcAAAGAAAATTTCAGCTCCTGGACACATTCCTTCATCTGTGAGAAAGCTTCCCTCACATTCTTGCAAACATCTAACAGCATGACAGAAGCATCCAACAACTCTTCGGCAGGACTTCTCAGGTGGGAAAGAACCTGTTGAGTGTGAGGCAACTGTAGCAAGTCATCAATGCAGTCATACAAGCTCTTGAGTTCTCCCAAACTTTGGGATGCCAAGGAGGATGAGGATGCTGGTTCCTCTTGGTATTTGCGGAAATGTGTGTTTGATGTGTGTGCAAGGGAGTGTTTTGTGTGTGAACTATCAAGAGAGCAAAAAATAATGTGGGCAAGAAATGATTGGAAAAGTAATAATAAGAATGTGTAAAAGAGAGTGGCAGCAAAGAAGCAcaagggaacaaaaagaagtattttattatttagttttagtacaaagggaaggggaaggagcTTGCTTACCTTGTTGGTCTACTGCGCTCCCCCCTTCCTATTTATAAGGGAGCTCCACTGACTTATGGCCCACCGTCTTTGACTTCTAGTagattttttgcaatttttttcttgaataaccgACTCTTCTAGGCAAAAACCTCTGCCATTTGCAGAGATAATTTTATGGACTCTTCtaggatttttcttgacttctCTAACTCATGtctatcttgaagtttctagaaattggatcaataattTAACACTCCTCCTTGATCCAATTTCGTGTTACTCCAAGCATTTCCCGCAATGTCTCGAACTTGGCTGGTGATAGTACTTTAGTGAATATGTCCACTACTTGATCCTCGATCTTGCAATATTTGAGTTTGATCTCTATGTTTTTTTGCACCTCTCGTACAAAGTGATATTTGATGTCGATATATTTGGTTCTTCCATGGAATACTGGATT of the Eucalyptus grandis isolate ANBG69807.140 chromosome 10, ASM1654582v1, whole genome shotgun sequence genome contains:
- the LOC104451691 gene encoding uncharacterized protein LOC104451691, with the translated sequence MIQELKEEMMKTFEMTDLGLMHYFIGIEIDQNERFFISQKKYTENLLKKFKMNYCKAISTPLMTNEKLLKEHGAEKADASLYKMAQSTAKAKYIGAATIAIQAIWLQRILEDIGEVLSHLRSPAEELLDASVMLLDVCKNVREAFSQMKECVQELKFSLRRRKRGDSSFAFEVEAYISSTKKLNKVICKYLRNLKKKGSKKGSHNEATLSILTEAGEISFSVIGSLLGFLALTSARRKPRGWSPVSKLSKLLEPKRVSCDEGKATPKVQGLDAIALSLRSNKDINNQVGDLSKRLEELELSIQEIEDDLECIFRRLVKLRVSLLNIVSH
- the LOC120288769 gene encoding putative receptor like protein 25, with protein sequence MKGQDIVLVKILTIFTTLDLSNNFFQGDIPIVIGHLQSLIGLNLSHNHFTGSIPLTLGDLTNLEWLDLSSNKLSGVIPRKLGDLTFLGYLNLSKNQLIGQIPQDKQLSTFSSDSFRGNPCLCGTPLPTACPWDAQPPPPSSSPSFNHEVHESWLKQKVVWIGYASGVVIGISTAFIAFETGRPKWLARGVSMLERKATEWKEKPKWMANQLHGH